The DNA sequence CAGCCGGAGTTTGTCCTCGAGCCGATCTCACAGACCCGGTTCAATGTGCGGGGGACCTCGGTGAAGCTGGAAGTGGAGTTCGTCACCGATGCTGCGGGCGCGATGTACAAGGTGCTGCACCAGAACGGTCAGGAAATGCGGGCGCCCAAGCGTAAGTGATCCGCTCGGCGTTCAGTGTCCGTGCGAAGGCGGGGCGGTGCGATAGTGCTCGCGCAGCAGGTCGCGACCGAAGTCGCCGTCGAAGTCGCGCCAGACGGTGTGGATGTGGTTGGCGCCGTTCTGAGTATTGTCGTACTCGACGAGAAAGGTCGGCCCCTGGATGCGGTAGTAGTGCCCCGCGCCGCGCTGGGTCGAGCCCGCCCAGGCGAACGCGACCCGGCCGAAGTCGGTTCGCTCGAGAGAGGCGCGACGACGCGCAGCAAGCGGCTCAGCCATCCGGTCGAGATAGAGATCGAGCAGCCGGACCAGGATCGCGGCCTGGTCCGGCCGGAGCTCGGTGGCGCGGATCCCGATCGGCGCGAGCGGATCGACCCGCGCGGCATTGCCGGTCACAATATCGCTCGGCGCCACCGCCGCGATCAGCGCGACGCGACGCTGGCGCTCGTCGAGCGACAGAATGAGCTCACGGCCGATGTCCTCCTCCGCAGCCAGCGCTCGGAGCCCCCGCCGTGTCCCGCTCCGCACTTCGGCCGGGTTCGCGCCCAGGAACGCCGGAGCGGTCGCGATCAGCGAGTCCCGGACGAGCGTGAAGTTGAGGGAGAGGTGGTGACCTTCGGCTCGAAAGCCCCACGGGGTCGTATCCGAGGGTGTGCCAAAGATGCTGAAGAAGTACAGCTCCGGGTCGCGCACCCGCGGATTCTCGCCCATCTCACGCAGCACGAGTTCAAGCTCGATGATCGTACTTGCCGTGAGGTAGCCGCGCTTGCTCAGGCCCACCCGGAGAATACCGCGCGCCAGGCCCTGCTGCTCCGGGGTCATCTCCTTGAGCGACAGGCCCCGCCGCGTCCGCGGTACGAAGTGCCAGTTGAGGCGCTCGGCGTCCTCGAACGCGAAGACCGCCCTCGAGCGTTGCCCCGGTTCGAGACTGGCGAGGAACGAGTCCGCCGCCTGCCGCAGGTCCGCAAACTCAGGTACGTGTACAGGCCCGGTCGGTTCAGATGCGGCCCCGCCGCGACGGTCGGCGGAGGCGAAGACGCCGCCCGCGATCGTCAACAGAAGGATGAACGTGGCCGCCCGTCTGCCGCTGCCCATACCGCCTCCCTGCGTTTACGCCGGCAGCGCCTCCACGTGTGCAATCATCCGCTTCCGCATGGCCGCGTCCGGGAGTCGACCCACCGCCGCCCCGAGGTTGTCGGTCATGTTCGCGGCGCGGCTGGTGGCCGGCGTGATGACGGTGACCCGCGGATCGGCCGCGACGAACTTGAGGAAGAACTGACCCCAGGTATGCGCGTCGAACTCCTTGGCCCACTCCGGCACGGGCCGACCCGCGACCCGCTTCCACAGCCGAGTGCGGCCGAACGGAAGGTAGATCAGCGTGCCGATGCCGCGGTCCGCTGCTGCCGGAAGAATGCGCTCCTCGACGCTGCGGTTGTCGATGGCGTAGTCGATGCCGATGAAGTCGAGCGGCTCGCTCCGCATCAGGCGCTCCATCTCCTCGTACTGCGATTTGGAGGTGCTCGTCACGCCGATGTAGCGAATCCGTCCCGCCTTCTTCACCTCTTTCAGGACGCCGAGCTGGGTCGGCATATCGATTGGGCCGTGGACCTGGATCAGGTCGACCGGCCGCTTGCGCAGCCGCTTGAGCGAGGTCTCGACCTGCTCCCGCGCTCGCGCCGCGTCCGCAGGCGCGTTCGGGCCCTGGGCCACGTTCATCTTGGTCGCCCAGAAGACCTTGTCGCTGATGCCGAGTTCCGCTGCAATGTCACCGGCAACCTGCTCCGACGAGCCGTAGGAAGGCGCGGTATCGAATACGGTGGCGCCCTTGTCGGTCATGGCGCGGAAGACCTCGCGCAGTGCGGAGCTGTCCTCGCTCCGGGCGACCTGCGCGAACGTGGCGGAGCTGCCCAGTCCGATCAGCGGCAGACGCTCGCCGGTGGACGGCACGGCCCGGGTAAGGAGTTGCTGGCTACTGAGGGCGGCAAGCAGGCGCGGGTTGAGGGCCAGCGCGGCGCCCGCGCCCCCCGTGATTCCCAGCCAATGGCGTCGATTCATCATGGCGTCTCCAGGACGGTCGGTGATGCGAAGAGTTCGATATTCAGTATGGAACGGGCTTGCCCATCCGGCAAGAGAACGGGTACCAAGTCCAGGCATGGCGGTACGAAGAGCGGAACGGTGAGTACGCCTCGGCCGGGCGTACGGTTAGCCGCGCGACAACAGGCGCGAGAGAGCATGAGACGGGCGTGGCCAGAGGCTTCGCAAGCGAAACACACTGGGGTATTCTGACCAATGCCAGAGATCACGGAACGAAGCGGCACGGTACGCTTTCGCGGGCGCGGCTGGACCGTTCTTGCCTGGTGGCTGCTCGCGTGGAATGCCGCCGTTCCGATCCGCCTCGTCGGCATGCTCGCCGGCCCTGCGCGCAGTCCCGCCCCCATGGACGAAGCCGTCGTGATGCTGATCCTGGATCAGACGTCCTGGGCCCTGGCGACCTACCTGATGTACCACCTCGCGCTTCGGGCTCGTCACCGTCCGCTCCGACAAGTGCTGACAGTCCTCGGCGTGCTGGCCGTTCCGCTCATGGTGCTGCGGCATTGGGTCTACACCGCCTCACTCAGTACTCTGCTTGGCTGGCCGGCGCCGCCGCCCATGCGCGCCCTCTGGTTCCAGGGGCCGCTCTATCTGTTCCTGCTGATTGCGGCCGCTGCGCTTGGCCTGCTGGTGGTGTATATGCAGCGCGAGCGCGACAACGCCGTGCTCCAGGCCAACCTGCAGGCCGAGCTCGCCTCGGCGCGGCTGCAGACGCTCCGGCTCCAGCTCAACCCGCACTTCCTGTTCAATGCGCTCAACTCGATCGCGAGTCTCGTTCCCTCCGATGCGGCCAAGGCCGACACCGCCATCGCGGCCCTCTCTTCCTTTCTGCGCGCCTCGCTGTCCGTGACGCGCGGTGAAGAGACGACCCTGGAGAACGAGCTTCGCCTCGTTGATGCCTACCTGGAAATCGAAGCCCTCCGGTTCGAGTGGCTGACCGTCGATCTCGACGTGCCGGACCCGCTGCGCTATGCCTGCGTGCCGGCGTTCGTGCTGCAGCTCCTGGTGGAGAACGCGATCCGCCACGGGTTGGCGCCGCGCCGCGCACCGGGGCGAGTCCACCTTGCCGCGCGGCGTGATGGCGACGCGCTGGAGCTCTGCGTGACTGACGACGGCGTCGGGCTCGGCGCCGAGCTGAGCGCGGGGTCGGGTGACAGCTCGCTGGGCATCGGCTTGCAGAACGTGCGAGCGCGGCTGGCCCAGCTGTATGGCTCCGGGGCGACCCTGACGCTCGGGCCAGCCGATCCGCAGGGGACCGTCGCGACGATGCGCATTCCCTATCGCATCTGCCCCGCCGAACCTGTGCTAAGGGGAGCTGACGTATGACGGCTCTTCGGGTGCTGATCGTGGACGACGAGCCGCTGGCACGTCAACGGTTGCGCCACCTCCTGGCCGAGCTGCCTGGTGCGGAGGTCGTCGGCGAATGTGGTGACGGTAGCGATGCGGTCAGGCTGATTCGAGACCTCGATCCTGACGTCGTCCTCCTCGATGTGCAGATGCGCGAGACGGGCGGCTTTGCGCTCGTCGATGCGATTGGCGCGGACCGGATGCCGCCGGTCGTCTTCGTCACCGCGCACGACCAGTTCGCGCTCCGGGCCTTCGAGGTCAGCGCGGTCGACTACCTGCTCAAGCCGGTTCAGACCTCCGAGCTGGCTCGCGCGCTGCACCGCGCTGCGGAGCGCCGCCGGGCCACGAATCCGGCGCTGCATCGCAACCTGCGCGCCCTGCTGGAGACGGTGCGGACCATGCTCGGTGAAACGCCTGGTGCGCAACTGCCGGTGCCGCTCGGGTCGATCAGTGCGGCCGGGTCAACGGTCACCTTTTCCAACGTCGTCGTCGACCTGCGCGCTCACACGGTCCACCGGGACGGGGTCGGTGTCGCGCTCTCGCCCCGAGGGTACGCCCTTCTGGTGACGCTCGTCACGCGGCCGGATGAGGTGATCACCCGGGCGCAACTGCTGCGGGAGATCTGGGGCTACTCGTCCGACGTGATGTCCCGCACGGTCGACATGCACATCATGGAACTGCGCCGTAAGCTCGAGGCGGACCCGGCGGACCCGCGCCACTTTCTCACCGTCCGGAAGATCGGGTATCGCTTCACGCCTGGAGGCTCTTGACGGAACCTGAACGGAATCTTGACGGACGCTCGTTGCGCTGATCGGGACCCCAGACCCACAATCCAGGATAACGTACTGTCGGGAACCTCAACCTGAGCGCACCATGATCAACCGCCGAGAGTTCTTGGGGGTCACCGCCGGCGCCGGCGCTACGATGGCGCTGACACCGGAGCTGCTGCGCGCCGTCCAAGCTCTGCAGGGCCAGGGTGCCCTGATACACCGAGCGATTCCATCGACCGGTGAGACCGTCCCGATGGTTGGGCTGTCGTTCTCGAATCACGTCTCGTGTTCGGATCCCGCCGCGCTCAAGGAGGTCGTCAAGACGTTTGCCGACGGTGGCGGCAGGGTCTTCGACCTGATGCATGGCAACGCAGCCGCCGAGCAGTTCCACGCCACGGTGGCCAACGAACTCGGCATTCAGAACAAGCTCTTCTGGTCGACCCGGGGCTCTCCGTCGGGCGGCCCGGGTGGCCCGCCGGTGCACAACGCCGCCAACGCGAGAGCGCAGATCGAGACGACACTGGCGCGGCTCAAGGTGTCGAGGATCGACCTCGTCATGGTCAACCCCATAGCCGACCCCTCGTACATCGGTGTGTTGCAGGAGGCGAAAAAGGCGGGGCAGGTCCGGTACATCGGCGCGCAGGTCATCAGCGACAACGCCTATCCCCAGCTCGAGGCCGCCATGCGCAACGAGCCGATCGACTTCATCGGGGTCGACTACGATATCGGAAATCGCGACCGCGTCGAGGACACCATCCTGCCGCTGGCTCAGGAGCGGAAGATCGGCGTGATGGCCTTCTTTCCGTTCGGCAACGCTGGAGGAGTCAGTTGCGCAGGTGGCACCAGACTCTTCCAGCGCGTGGCCAGCACGCCCCTTCCCGAGTGGGCTGCCGGCTTCGGCGCCACGACGTGGGCGCAGTTCTTCCTCAAGTATGTCATCAGCCACCCGGCCGTTACGGTCGCGCGGGTGGGCACGACCAAGCCGGCGCACATGCTCGACAACCTGGCGGGTGGCATCGGTCGCCTGCCTGACGAGGCGACCCGGAAGCGGATGGCGGCGCTGATCGATGCGCTGCCTCTGCCACCGCCGCCAGCGCCCAGGCGCCAGTAGGGCATTGGTTGGGGCCTTCGGTGTGTGGGGGCGCTACCTGTACACGATGCAGGACTGGCTGGGATCGTCCGGGTCGTAGAGGACCGCGACGGTGTCCGACGCGATCCAGTACCGGGCCATTTCTCTCGGCTGACGCATGTAGCCTCGGTAGGTAGCGCCGTCGACCTCGAACTCATACTTGATGGTCGTAGACATGGCCACGTCTGAGGTCGGAATGCTCAGAATCGTGCCCGTGGTGAAGGTACCCCGCCGGAACAGATCCTCGTACGTCTTCCGGCGCCGGTGGACGATCCAACTGTAGACGGCGGGCACAACACCGAGCGTGGCCACGGATGCGAACCCGGCAAACCCGACCCAGAAGAAGTGCTCGACATCCGACCAGGGTCGGCGGGCGGGGAAGAGCGGGTGCATCAGGTTCCGATAGACGTCGCTGAGCTCCCCTTTCGGATCGCGGGGCGGATTGCCCATATGGACGAACCGCGGTTCGCCGCTCTCGCCCATGGCGGTCTTGCGCGGCGCCGCCACGGCGGTTGCCGGCGCCGGTCGCCTGGCGACCGCCTGGGTCGTGGTCCGTGGCGCAGGATTCATCAGCAGGTCGCGGGCGGCACTCGCCGTACTCGGCCGGTCTCGCGGGGCAGGGCGCAGCAGTGCCTCGAGCAGGCCGATCAGCGGCTTGTCGCCCGGCAGGTCCTCGGGCACTTCGATGCGCCCGGTCTCGGAGAAGAACTCGCTTGGTGGGCGCCCCGTCACGAGGTGAAGCAGCGTCGCGCCGAGCGAGTAGAGGTCGGACTTCGGCCCGGCCTGCCCGGCGAAACACTCGGGCGCCATGTATCCGAAGGTACCGACCACGGTCGCGCCCGTCGTACCGCCAGCCTGCCAACCGGCGCGCACGCCGCCAAAGTCGATCAGAGCTGGGGTTCCATTCGTGCGTAGCAACACATTGGCCGGCTTGATGTCGCGGTGAACGACCGGCGGCGCCCGACCGTGCAGGTAGTCCAGCACGTCGAGCAACCCGACCGCAATGCCGTGGATTTCCTGCTGACCGAGCATCGGGCCGGCGTCCAGTCGTTGCAGCAGGGAGGGCGCCTCGATGTACTCCTGCACGATATAGAAGGTTGCTGCCTCGCCCTCGCCCTGGAAGTAATCGAACACGCGGGGAATGCTCGGGTGCTCGAGGCGGCCGAGCATCTTGGCCTCGCGCTCGAAGAGTTCGAGGTGCTTCCAGTCGGTCAGGTGAGCAAAGTGCAGCTCTTTGACGACGACCTGTCGGCTCTCGCGCAGGTCGGAGCAGAGGAGTGTGCGCGCCGATGATCCCTGGCCGATGACCGAGAGCACCTCGTAGCGATCCGCAATGACGCGGCTGGGTGTGTCCCCGCTCACGTTGGCAGCTGCTCGGCGAGTGGTATTACGAATGCCTTCGTTGCCTTGGGATCGTCGACGACGATCAGGGTGTTGTTCATTCGGCTGACGATCACGTGGAGCTCCCCCCTGTCGCGTAAAGGTACGTGGGCAGGCGCGTGGCCGGGAGCGTCTATCGGGATCCGCTGCCAGGGCCACTAGATCGCGGTTGGACCTAAATCCCCGAACCCATGCGCCTCCAACGCCGCGAGCAGGGGCAGCGTCAGGGCCCCGCCGGGAACATCGGCAGGGAGGATGGCGTCGATTCCGCAGTGAGGGCAGATCGCGGTGCGCTGAACTCCAGCACGCAGTGACGGAATCCATTCCGTGATATCGTCAGGTGGAAACAAGGTAACGCAGTGATAACACCCCACGATCGGACTGGCCCGCACTCGCTGCTCGTGTGCTCCAGCATGGCCACCAATGGCCTCGAGATCGGCCTCGGACCATTGAGTACGAGGTGGTCCAACTGCGGCGACTGCCGCCTCCCAGTCGGCAAACGCGTCGCTCGGCAGTACCGCGAACAAGGCCGGGCCGAGTCGATGGTGGTCATCGACAAAGTACGCCGCTAGGGCGAGCCGGAGGGTGGGGTCTGCGGCGAGATGCCGCAAGTAGTCTTCGACGACTGCCTTTCGGATCGATCGGTGCCTGTCGGGATGATAGCAGTAGGCTGCGAAGGCGCCCGCACGCAGGAAGAGTTCTGACTCTGGCCCGGCAGCGCGGACAGCGAGCACCAGCTCAAAGCAGAAATCCGACAGGCGGTGCTTCCGCTTGTCGGAGAACAGCTCCGGAAGGAGGGCTTCTGCTGCCCGCCGCCAACGGCGGATCATCGGCGGTACTCAGGGGCGGTAGAGGAGTCGATCCGGTGCACTACCGCCCGATCGGACCGGTCGCGTAGCCGGCCCAGTCATAGAAGATCGAATCACTCGGGAAGCCTAGCGGCTTGCCAGTGAGGGGGATGGCGACTGTGCCGCCGTAACCGGGAATGTCGCGGTTGGGGAAAAAGGTCAGTCGATAAGTGTGGTACTGCTCGACGGGAAAGCCGAGGTCTGTGTCGACGAGCGTACCGTTGTCCCCTAGGAGGACCAATCGAATCGCCAACGGTGTGGCAGATGGAATTGGTACGAAATCCGAATAGAAGGTGCGTGCGCTGTTGGCGTGCGGGTGGAAGTCCCCACCGCGGAGCGTCCGGCTCCACGAGCCGCTGGATAGCTCGAGTCGGAGGCCATCGACACGCAGGCTCTCATCGCTGACGAAGCCTACCAGGACCTCGCTTTGCAGCCGAGGATCGGTAACCGGTTCAACGCAGGCAATGAGTGCCAAGCTGACAGCGATAACGCTGGTCCGCTTCATTCGCTCCTTCTGGTCGTGGGACAGAGCCGGGCGGCCCTTAGACGATACTGGCCGTCTCGGAGGAGCGCAACTTCCGCCATCCGCAGCGGCTAGGGTATCTGCCAGTATGCGCCAGCGAACGATCAGACTCGTTGTAACGCGAAGAAGACATAACCATAGGCCCCATCGGACCGATCGAAAATCTCGATCTCCCTCAGGGTTTCAGTTGCAAAGTCCCTGACAGATTGGTCTGAGTGGTCAACCAAGGCCTTTGCTCGCGACTCGAGGATGTCGTAATAGCCCTCGATCCAAGCCTCCCGAGGTAGCGTATAGGTCGCGAGCACTCTAAAGCCCGCGGCCTCAGCGATCGCCAGATTCTCTTGAACCGACTTCATCTCCGGGTACCCGACTCTGAAGTACTCCGTAATGGCCGCAGGCGCCTGCGGCGTGAGCCAGCATAGTTCGCTGACAACCGCGAATCCCTGGGGCACGACCGCAGAAGCCCAGGTAGAGAGCGCGTTGGCGTAGCCGATGTTGTAGGCTGCGCCTTCGGACCAGAGCAGATCGATGGCTGGAAAGGCATTCGGGACGCTTTCCATGTCCATGCAATGAGTTTGCACCAGCGAGTCGACCCTGGCTTCCCGAGCGCGCCGGGTCAACTCACTCAAGAATGGCTCGTAAGTGTCGACTGCGTGAACCAGCACGCCGAGTTCCGTGGCCAGGGCCAGGGTCTGACGGCCTGTTCCGCATCCGGCGTCGACAACGACCTGGAACGATCGCGTTGGAAGGAGACCAAGCACATGCAGTGTATGGGTGTTGCCGCCGGGCCCAAGCTTCTCCATGCCGCTGAAGAGCAGGCTGATCGGATCCGGTGTGCTCATGTCAGTCCCTCGCTCATTCACATCACCACTACCGTTGTGACCTCGCAAAGTCGCCGCCGAGTGCTTGTGCTTGTAGCCTTAGCGCGCGCTTCGGAGCGGCCGAACCTGAACGAGGACACCATCATTCTCATCGGTCAGTGTACCGACGACATGCTCACGCGAAATCGCATAGGGCATGAACGCGGCCGGCAGCGGGACGTCGCAAAGCCACTCGCCCTTGGCAGAGAAAACGGACCACGTCGAGAATCCGCCGCCCAACGCCGAGACTGTGAACTGGCGGATCCAGATCTCACCCGCATCGCTGAGCAGAACCCGGTCATACTCTGGCTTCGTCGACCGATGCGGGGTCTCGCGAAGCCGCTGTCCCATCCTCTCGTGAACACCCGCCGGCAGGCTGGCAAGCTGCGCCGTAATCAGCACCTCGACCTCGGCCGCCGTCACGGGATGCGCAGCCGCTGGAC is a window from the Gemmatimonadales bacterium genome containing:
- a CDS encoding DUF3500 domain-containing protein: MGSGRRAATFILLLTIAGGVFASADRRGGAASEPTGPVHVPEFADLRQAADSFLASLEPGQRSRAVFAFEDAERLNWHFVPRTRRGLSLKEMTPEQQGLARGILRVGLSKRGYLTASTIIELELVLREMGENPRVRDPELYFFSIFGTPSDTTPWGFRAEGHHLSLNFTLVRDSLIATAPAFLGANPAEVRSGTRRGLRALAAEEDIGRELILSLDERQRRVALIAAVAPSDIVTGNAARVDPLAPIGIRATELRPDQAAILVRLLDLYLDRMAEPLAARRRASLERTDFGRVAFAWAGSTQRGAGHYYRIQGPTFLVEYDNTQNGANHIHTVWRDFDGDFGRDLLREHYRTAPPSHGH
- a CDS encoding aldo/keto reductase — translated: MMNRRHWLGITGGAGAALALNPRLLAALSSQQLLTRAVPSTGERLPLIGLGSSATFAQVARSEDSSALREVFRAMTDKGATVFDTAPSYGSSEQVAGDIAAELGISDKVFWATKMNVAQGPNAPADAARAREQVETSLKRLRKRPVDLIQVHGPIDMPTQLGVLKEVKKAGRIRYIGVTSTSKSQYEEMERLMRSEPLDFIGIDYAIDNRSVEERILPAAADRGIGTLIYLPFGRTRLWKRVAGRPVPEWAKEFDAHTWGQFFLKFVAADPRVTVITPATSRAANMTDNLGAAVGRLPDAAMRKRMIAHVEALPA
- a CDS encoding methyltransferase domain-containing protein, which encodes MSTPDPISLLFSGMEKLGPGGNTHTLHVLGLLPTRSFQVVVDAGCGTGRQTLALATELGVLVHAVDTYEPFLSELTRRAREARVDSLVQTHCMDMESVPNAFPAIDLLWSEGAAYNIGYANALSTWASAVVPQGFAVVSELCWLTPQAPAAITEYFRVGYPEMKSVQENLAIAEAAGFRVLATYTLPREAWIEGYYDILESRAKALVDHSDQSVRDFATETLREIEIFDRSDGAYGYVFFALQRV
- a CDS encoding protein kinase; its protein translation is MSGDTPSRVIADRYEVLSVIGQGSSARTLLCSDLRESRQVVVKELHFAHLTDWKHLELFEREAKMLGRLEHPSIPRVFDYFQGEGEAATFYIVQEYIEAPSLLQRLDAGPMLGQQEIHGIAVGLLDVLDYLHGRAPPVVHRDIKPANVLLRTNGTPALIDFGGVRAGWQAGGTTGATVVGTFGYMAPECFAGQAGPKSDLYSLGATLLHLVTGRPPSEFFSETGRIEVPEDLPGDKPLIGLLEALLRPAPRDRPSTASAARDLLMNPAPRTTTQAVARRPAPATAVAAPRKTAMGESGEPRFVHMGNPPRDPKGELSDVYRNLMHPLFPARRPWSDVEHFFWVGFAGFASVATLGVVPAVYSWIVHRRRKTYEDLFRRGTFTTGTILSIPTSDVAMSTTIKYEFEVDGATYRGYMRQPREMARYWIASDTVAVLYDPDDPSQSCIVYR
- a CDS encoding winged helix-turn-helix domain-containing protein; its protein translation is MTALRVLIVDDEPLARQRLRHLLAELPGAEVVGECGDGSDAVRLIRDLDPDVVLLDVQMRETGGFALVDAIGADRMPPVVFVTAHDQFALRAFEVSAVDYLLKPVQTSELARALHRAAERRRATNPALHRNLRALLETVRTMLGETPGAQLPVPLGSISAAGSTVTFSNVVVDLRAHTVHRDGVGVALSPRGYALLVTLVTRPDEVITRAQLLREIWGYSSDVMSRTVDMHIMELRRKLEADPADPRHFLTVRKIGYRFTPGGS
- a CDS encoding aldo/keto reductase, with translation MINRREFLGVTAGAGATMALTPELLRAVQALQGQGALIHRAIPSTGETVPMVGLSFSNHVSCSDPAALKEVVKTFADGGGRVFDLMHGNAAAEQFHATVANELGIQNKLFWSTRGSPSGGPGGPPVHNAANARAQIETTLARLKVSRIDLVMVNPIADPSYIGVLQEAKKAGQVRYIGAQVISDNAYPQLEAAMRNEPIDFIGVDYDIGNRDRVEDTILPLAQERKIGVMAFFPFGNAGGVSCAGGTRLFQRVASTPLPEWAAGFGATTWAQFFLKYVISHPAVTVARVGTTKPAHMLDNLAGGIGRLPDEATRKRMAALIDALPLPPPPAPRRQ
- a CDS encoding histidine kinase, producing MPEITERSGTVRFRGRGWTVLAWWLLAWNAAVPIRLVGMLAGPARSPAPMDEAVVMLILDQTSWALATYLMYHLALRARHRPLRQVLTVLGVLAVPLMVLRHWVYTASLSTLLGWPAPPPMRALWFQGPLYLFLLIAAAALGLLVVYMQRERDNAVLQANLQAELASARLQTLRLQLNPHFLFNALNSIASLVPSDAAKADTAIAALSSFLRASLSVTRGEETTLENELRLVDAYLEIEALRFEWLTVDLDVPDPLRYACVPAFVLQLLVENAIRHGLAPRRAPGRVHLAARRDGDALELCVTDDGVGLGAELSAGSGDSSLGIGLQNVRARLAQLYGSGATLTLGPADPQGTVATMRIPYRICPAEPVLRGADV